A single Arachnia propionica DNA region contains:
- the lnt gene encoding apolipoprotein N-acyltransferase, with protein MQALYRTRIPRSLTVLLALLAGLGLAMGFAPWGLWPLTITGAGLLTWLVAGSTPRAGFVVGMLAGCALYGTTIWWVGAQAGPVVWVLVVVMAVWVGLLGAVSSLITRLPGWCFLVPLSWGAIEYGAGQIPFGGFPWLRLGHTTIDQPLAGWLPLVGTPGATWLVAMAGCCCLAAIVQRRRLVPLISVIGVFAIGGGMLLFPADRGGEDVSVGMVQGNAQLGLHGGYIAATGATPHHLSETIFLLADARAHGRNLDMIVWAENSTDTDPMLNPTTRAQVSAAVELARVPLDLGAITAGPEPRTRQTTTLIWVPGKGIVDRYHKRNLAPFGEFVPYRDVLEPLFPEVKRAGYQSIPGTDPGVVTVPTHTDPDLRVGTVICYELAYDQTVYDTVTNGAEVLVAQSTTHNFSGTIEPQQQMNMNRVRSAELGREFIASTLNGYSGLIDAKGGLHESTREYTAAHRIYTVPKRNNITLAVYLAPILGPTQVLGCLLATGFGFRSARIACRTGSLERTPTNSDEQEKQ; from the coding sequence GTGCAGGCCCTGTACCGTACCCGGATTCCCAGGTCGCTGACCGTTCTTCTCGCCCTGCTCGCCGGGCTGGGTCTGGCCATGGGATTCGCCCCTTGGGGGCTCTGGCCGTTGACGATCACCGGGGCGGGGCTGCTGACGTGGCTGGTCGCGGGCAGCACCCCCCGGGCCGGATTCGTTGTCGGCATGCTGGCGGGCTGCGCCCTGTACGGCACCACCATCTGGTGGGTGGGCGCGCAGGCTGGACCGGTGGTCTGGGTGCTGGTTGTGGTGATGGCCGTCTGGGTCGGGCTTCTTGGAGCCGTTTCCTCCCTCATCACCCGGCTTCCCGGCTGGTGTTTCCTGGTCCCACTGTCCTGGGGTGCCATCGAATACGGTGCCGGACAGATCCCGTTCGGGGGATTTCCCTGGCTGCGGCTCGGCCACACGACCATCGACCAGCCCTTGGCCGGCTGGTTGCCGCTGGTGGGAACCCCGGGAGCCACCTGGCTGGTTGCGATGGCGGGATGCTGCTGCCTGGCCGCGATCGTCCAGCGGCGCCGTCTGGTTCCGTTGATCTCCGTCATCGGTGTTTTCGCCATCGGGGGCGGAATGCTCCTGTTCCCGGCGGACCGCGGCGGCGAGGACGTCTCGGTGGGCATGGTCCAGGGCAACGCGCAGCTGGGGCTGCACGGCGGCTACATCGCCGCCACCGGGGCGACCCCCCACCACCTCAGCGAGACCATCTTCCTGCTGGCCGACGCGCGGGCCCACGGCCGCAACCTGGACATGATCGTCTGGGCGGAGAACTCCACCGACACCGACCCGATGCTCAACCCGACCACGAGGGCGCAGGTGAGTGCCGCCGTCGAACTGGCCCGGGTTCCCCTGGACCTGGGGGCGATCACCGCGGGCCCTGAACCCCGGACCCGGCAAACCACCACGCTGATCTGGGTCCCGGGAAAAGGAATCGTGGATCGCTACCACAAACGCAATCTCGCCCCCTTCGGGGAGTTCGTGCCCTACCGAGACGTTCTGGAGCCCCTGTTCCCGGAGGTGAAACGGGCCGGGTACCAGTCGATACCGGGCACCGATCCGGGCGTCGTCACGGTGCCGACCCACACCGACCCGGACCTGAGGGTGGGTACCGTGATCTGCTACGAACTGGCCTACGACCAGACCGTCTACGACACCGTGACGAACGGCGCCGAGGTCCTGGTGGCACAGAGCACCACCCACAATTTCTCGGGAACCATCGAGCCCCAGCAGCAGATGAACATGAACCGGGTGCGGTCGGCGGAACTCGGGAGGGAGTTCATCGCCAGCACCCTCAACGGGTACTCGGGTCTCATCGACGCCAAAGGCGGGCTGCACGAATCAACCCGGGAGTACACGGCCGCGCACCGCATCTACACCGTCCCCAAGCGAAACAACATCACCCTGGCGGTGTACCTGGCTCCGATACTGGGTCCGACCCAGGTGCTCGGTTGCCTGCTGGCCACCGGATTTGGGTTCCGCTCGGCCCGCATCGCCTGCCGGACCGGTAGTCTTGAGCGGACGCCCACAAACTCGGATGAACAGGAGAAACAATGA
- the metW gene encoding methionine biosynthesis protein MetW, producing MTRADLRLIARLIPERSRVLDLGCGDGELLRLLEQRGCHGTGVEIEPEPFLAAVRHGVNVIDLDINSQLGQFEDGSYDVVVLSRTLQNLRQPAEVLREMARIAGRGVVSMPNFVHWRNRLRLLTGRMPVTKDLPYSWYDSPNLHFTSLKDLSPLFARLGLEVERCIPLNESGRPLRTGEWGANLLASSAVYLLQGMR from the coding sequence ATGACACGTGCCGACCTGCGGCTGATCGCGAGGCTCATACCGGAACGTTCCCGGGTGCTCGATCTCGGATGCGGCGACGGGGAACTCCTGCGGTTGTTGGAGCAACGCGGCTGCCACGGAACCGGGGTCGAGATCGAACCGGAGCCCTTCCTCGCCGCCGTGCGGCACGGCGTCAACGTCATCGACCTGGACATCAACAGCCAGCTGGGTCAGTTCGAGGACGGCTCCTACGACGTCGTCGTGCTGTCCCGGACCCTTCAGAACCTCCGGCAACCGGCCGAGGTGCTGAGGGAGATGGCAAGGATCGCGGGGCGCGGTGTGGTCTCGATGCCCAACTTCGTGCACTGGCGCAACCGGCTTCGGTTGCTGACCGGGCGCATGCCCGTTACCAAGGACTTGCCCTACAGCTGGTACGACAGCCCCAACCTGCACTTCACCTCGTTGAAGGACCTGTCCCCACTTTTCGCCCGGCTCGGCCTCGAGGTGGAGCGCTGCATCCCCCTGAACGAGAGCGGCCGCCCCCTGAGGACGGGGGAGTGGGGCGCCAACCTACTTGCGAGTTCCGCGGTCTATCTGCTCCAGGGCATGCGGTGA
- a CDS encoding glycerophosphodiester phosphodiesterase, with the protein MCSGFLEPEFIAMAHRGGALLTANLGIENTLAAFANSVALGYEYLETDVHATADGHLVAFHDPNLARVTDVEGHIARLPLAAVREVRVGEREPIPTVEELFEAFPEARFNFDLKAPGAVEPLAKIVRRFQAEQRVCVGSFSQRRINRFRKLMPGVTTAVGPVGVAAMAVGNIRTCRPGGPGVFQIPVSHEVAGVRIKLLTKARVKAIHRAGYRVHVWTIDVRDDMHTLIDWGVDGIVTDRPDLLREVLQARGMWASSLGT; encoded by the coding sequence ATGTGTTCAGGTTTCCTAGAACCGGAGTTCATCGCGATGGCGCATCGCGGTGGTGCCTTGCTCACTGCCAACCTCGGTATCGAGAACACCCTGGCGGCCTTCGCCAACTCCGTCGCGCTGGGATACGAGTACCTGGAGACCGATGTTCACGCCACCGCCGACGGCCATCTGGTGGCCTTCCACGACCCGAACCTCGCCCGGGTCACCGACGTGGAGGGACACATCGCGCGACTGCCCCTCGCTGCCGTGCGTGAAGTTCGTGTCGGTGAACGTGAACCCATCCCGACGGTGGAGGAACTGTTCGAGGCCTTTCCCGAGGCGCGTTTCAACTTCGATCTCAAGGCCCCCGGAGCCGTGGAGCCCCTCGCGAAGATCGTCCGTCGTTTCCAAGCCGAGCAGCGGGTGTGCGTCGGGTCCTTCTCACAGCGCCGGATCAACAGGTTCCGGAAACTGATGCCCGGGGTCACCACGGCCGTCGGCCCGGTGGGGGTGGCGGCCATGGCGGTGGGCAACATCCGCACCTGCCGTCCGGGAGGCCCGGGCGTGTTCCAGATCCCCGTCTCCCACGAGGTGGCCGGGGTGAGGATCAAATTGTTGACCAAGGCGCGTGTCAAGGCGATCCATCGCGCCGGATACAGGGTGCACGTCTGGACCATCGACGTGCGCGACGACATGCACACACTCATCGACTGGGGGGTGGACGGCATAGTCACGGACCGTCCGGACCTTCTTCGTGAGGTACTGCAGGCCCGGGGCATGTGGGCCAGCAGTCTTGGAACCTGA
- the metX gene encoding homoserine O-acetyltransferase MetX, translating into MTKNLNTVSATARLFTPDTPLVLASGAELAPVDVAYETYGELNPRGSNAIFVCHALTGDAHAAGLRPGDRKPGWWDNLIGPGKAVDTNRWFVVCANILGGCRGTTGPSSVNPATGEPYGLDFPLLAMSDFVTVHRRLGQHLGVDHWAVLLGGSLGGMQVLQWTLSYPQDCDNAIIIAASSRLTAQNIAFSAVGRQAIMRDSAFRGGRFLSEGTMPAKGLSVARMLAHITYLSEDAFSAKFGRTAQSGKLDPGFGIDFAVESYLEHQGEAFLERFDALSYLYLTRVMDYFDPFASDDALARLTADPVKFLLVSFDSDWRFDTGHSRRIVQHLEGAGLPTSFREIHSQWGHDSFLLDLPDYHAILRAFLDRASEEGNR; encoded by the coding sequence GTGACCAAAAACCTGAACACCGTCTCCGCCACCGCGCGGCTGTTCACCCCCGACACACCGTTGGTGCTCGCCAGCGGCGCCGAGTTGGCGCCCGTGGATGTCGCCTACGAAACCTACGGGGAGCTGAACCCGCGGGGTTCGAACGCCATCTTCGTGTGTCACGCCCTGACCGGCGACGCCCATGCCGCCGGTCTCAGACCCGGTGACCGGAAACCCGGTTGGTGGGACAACCTCATCGGCCCCGGTAAGGCGGTCGACACGAACCGCTGGTTCGTGGTGTGCGCAAACATTCTCGGTGGATGCCGCGGCACGACGGGGCCGTCATCGGTCAACCCCGCAACAGGTGAACCGTACGGCCTGGACTTCCCGCTGCTGGCGATGTCGGATTTCGTGACGGTGCACCGCCGCCTGGGCCAACACCTGGGCGTCGACCACTGGGCCGTCCTGCTCGGGGGCTCGCTGGGAGGCATGCAGGTCCTCCAATGGACGTTGTCCTACCCGCAGGACTGCGACAACGCGATCATCATTGCCGCGTCGTCACGGTTGACCGCGCAGAACATCGCCTTCTCCGCCGTGGGCCGCCAGGCCATCATGCGGGACTCGGCCTTCCGGGGGGGACGTTTCCTCAGCGAGGGCACGATGCCCGCGAAGGGGTTGTCGGTGGCCCGGATGCTGGCTCACATCACCTACCTGTCGGAGGATGCGTTCAGCGCGAAGTTCGGCCGGACGGCCCAGTCGGGGAAACTGGATCCCGGTTTCGGGATCGATTTCGCAGTCGAGAGCTACTTGGAGCACCAGGGGGAGGCCTTCCTGGAGCGCTTCGACGCCCTCAGCTACCTGTACCTGACCCGGGTCATGGACTACTTCGACCCCTTCGCCTCCGATGACGCCTTGGCGAGGCTCACGGCCGATCCCGTGAAGTTCCTTCTGGTGAGTTTCGACAGCGACTGGCGATTCGACACCGGCCATTCCCGAAGGATCGTCCAGCACCTGGAGGGAGCCGGTCTGCCCACGTCGTTCCGAGAGATCCACTCCCAGTGGGGGCACGACTCGTTCTTGCTGGATCTGCCGGACTACCATGCCATCCTGCGGGCCTTCCTGGACCGGGCCTCGGAGGAGGGGAACCGATGA
- a CDS encoding sodium:proton antiporter, translating to MILIATIFVLVTGGVYLLLQRSMVRAVFGLGLLSHAVNFVLLTTGVPGWRTEPITDGTSTVTVADPLPQAFVLTAIVITLATSILMLAMAVIGRNDNMLRHPETGETHRA from the coding sequence ATGATCCTGATAGCCACGATCTTCGTCCTGGTCACCGGCGGGGTGTACCTCCTGCTCCAGCGCTCCATGGTGCGCGCCGTGTTCGGGCTCGGGCTCTTGAGCCACGCCGTCAACTTCGTCCTGCTCACCACTGGTGTGCCGGGCTGGCGGACGGAACCCATCACCGACGGCACCAGCACGGTAACGGTGGCGGATCCTCTCCCGCAGGCCTTCGTGCTGACCGCGATCGTGATCACCCTGGCCACGAGCATCCTGATGCTCGCCATGGCCGTCATCGGGCGCAACGACAACATGCTGCGCCATCCTGAGACGGGGGAGACCCACCGCGCATGA
- the pdxY gene encoding pyridoxal kinase PdxY has product MHNVLSIQSAVAYGHAGNSSATFPLQRAGVNVYPVYTVTFSNHTGYGSWRGPMIAASDVADVVTGIDERGALAGVDAVLAGYLGSADVGQVVLDAAALVKSRNPDAIFLADPVMGDVGRGFYARPGIPEFFRDHVVAAADIMTPNLFELQYLVGHETGTLSEVVEAARELRDRGPEIVVVTSVVATDAPDGLLRMLAVDAGQAWLVETPMLERSFTGSGDLTAAMFLAHWLRTKDLGETLGVTASVVYSILEQTSISGEAELQLVAAQEQVVNPVNRFTAHSL; this is encoded by the coding sequence ATGCACAACGTCTTGTCGATCCAGTCGGCCGTCGCCTACGGCCATGCAGGGAACTCGTCCGCCACCTTTCCGCTGCAGCGGGCCGGAGTGAACGTATACCCCGTCTACACCGTCACCTTCTCCAACCACACCGGCTACGGAAGCTGGCGCGGCCCCATGATCGCGGCCTCGGACGTCGCGGACGTGGTCACCGGCATAGACGAGCGGGGGGCCCTCGCCGGTGTCGACGCAGTGCTCGCGGGCTACCTCGGCTCGGCCGACGTGGGACAGGTCGTGCTGGACGCAGCGGCCCTGGTGAAATCGCGCAACCCGGATGCGATTTTCCTCGCCGATCCGGTCATGGGCGATGTCGGGCGGGGTTTCTACGCCCGGCCGGGCATCCCGGAGTTCTTCCGCGATCACGTCGTGGCGGCCGCGGACATCATGACCCCGAACCTCTTCGAACTGCAGTACCTGGTGGGGCACGAGACGGGCACCCTGTCCGAGGTGGTCGAGGCGGCCCGTGAACTCCGGGACCGTGGCCCCGAGATCGTGGTCGTGACCTCGGTCGTGGCCACCGACGCCCCGGACGGTCTGTTGCGGATGCTGGCCGTGGACGCGGGCCAGGCCTGGCTGGTGGAAACCCCGATGCTGGAGCGCAGCTTCACCGGATCGGGCGATCTCACCGCGGCCATGTTCCTCGCGCACTGGTTGCGCACCAAGGACCTCGGTGAAACCCTCGGGGTTACCGCCTCGGTGGTCTATTCGATCCTGGAACAGACCTCGATCAGCGGGGAGGCCGAACTGCAGCTCGTGGCAGCTCAGGAGCAGGTGGTGAACCCGGTCAATAGGTTCACCGCGCACAGTCTCTGA
- a CDS encoding Na+/H+ antiporter subunit E, which produces MAAVRISRPRFDRRLRLCGLCGCGERVMQVLRLLSWWWYLTTQIVIGSWNVAVAAWRPKPMAGPAIVEYPMRATTDFEIAMFASAITITPGTLVLGVCPGDETRGPSVFVHSLFDSERASVIDGLAELEWHLLHALRRHGMPKGER; this is translated from the coding sequence GTGGCCGCTGTTCGAATCAGCCGCCCACGGTTTGATCGACGTCTCCGCCTATGTGGCCTCTGTGGATGCGGTGAGCGAGTGATGCAGGTTCTTAGACTGCTTTCGTGGTGGTGGTACCTGACCACCCAGATTGTCATCGGGTCGTGGAACGTGGCGGTGGCGGCGTGGCGCCCCAAACCGATGGCCGGCCCCGCCATTGTGGAATACCCGATGCGCGCCACCACCGACTTCGAGATCGCTATGTTCGCATCCGCCATCACCATCACACCGGGCACCCTGGTGCTCGGCGTCTGCCCCGGCGACGAGACCCGGGGACCCTCGGTGTTCGTTCATTCGCTGTTCGACTCGGAGCGCGCCTCCGTCATCGATGGCCTGGCAGAGTTGGAATGGCACCTGCTGCACGCGTTGCGACGCCATGGAATGCCGAAGGGGGAAAGATGA
- a CDS encoding RNA polymerase-binding protein RbpA yields the protein MADRALRGVGLGAKSFEDEQGIEFAERSQVGFDCPKGHHFEVTFAIEAELPFEWECKWCGQMAKRSDGATGEAKETKPPRTHWDMLRERRSIPELEDILAEQLDKLRGSAD from the coding sequence ATGGCAGATCGAGCACTTCGTGGTGTCGGGCTGGGCGCCAAGAGCTTCGAGGACGAACAGGGAATCGAGTTCGCTGAACGCAGCCAAGTGGGATTCGACTGCCCCAAGGGCCATCACTTCGAGGTCACCTTCGCAATCGAGGCGGAGCTGCCCTTCGAGTGGGAGTGCAAGTGGTGCGGTCAGATGGCGAAACGCTCCGACGGCGCAACGGGAGAGGCGAAGGAGACGAAACCCCCCCGGACCCATTGGGACATGCTGCGTGAAAGGCGCAGCATCCCGGAACTCGAGGACATCTTGGCGGAGCAGCTGGACAAGCTCAGGGGCTCGGCGGACTGA
- a CDS encoding monovalent cation/H+ antiporter complex subunit F: MSLAIWVAIGLLAVSVLLGLLRVMTAPDSATRAVVGDLVFFSCIGILAMFGMLHHSSVSVDAALLASILGILATIALARIMTRGRR, from the coding sequence ATGAGTCTCGCAATCTGGGTCGCGATCGGGCTGCTCGCCGTCTCCGTTCTCCTGGGTCTGTTGCGGGTGATGACCGCCCCCGACTCCGCGACGCGGGCAGTGGTGGGAGACCTGGTTTTCTTCTCCTGCATCGGGATTCTCGCCATGTTCGGGATGCTGCACCATTCCAGCGTCTCGGTGGACGCCGCTCTGCTGGCCTCGATACTCGGGATCCTGGCCACCATCGCGCTGGCAAGAATCATGACCAGGGGGAGGAGATGA
- a CDS encoding FxsA family protein — MAERGIQFRGAAGLLLVLAPLLVCLAAEVIILVMVTNALGWWTVALLIFTTLLGCWLLQREGRRAWGALLESLGRGSLPPGRTADAVLVMVGGLLLILPGFISDIVGLLLLIPPSRRLVRSTLGKLFGRAIGNPSEQPVVIEGEVVQESPPTDTLIPGISPPSP; from the coding sequence GTGGCTGAACGAGGTATCCAGTTCCGGGGGGCGGCGGGTCTGTTGCTGGTCCTCGCGCCCCTGCTCGTCTGCCTGGCCGCCGAGGTGATCATCCTGGTCATGGTCACCAACGCCCTCGGCTGGTGGACCGTCGCCCTGCTGATCTTTACCACCCTGCTCGGCTGCTGGCTGCTTCAGCGGGAGGGACGCCGCGCCTGGGGTGCGCTGCTCGAGTCCTTGGGCAGGGGCTCCCTACCGCCGGGACGAACCGCCGATGCGGTGCTGGTGATGGTCGGTGGTCTGCTGCTCATCTTGCCGGGCTTCATCTCCGACATCGTCGGATTGTTGCTGCTGATCCCGCCGAGCCGGCGCCTGGTCCGCAGCACCTTGGGGAAGCTGTTCGGAAGGGCGATCGGCAACCCCTCCGAACAGCCCGTGGTGATCGAGGGGGAAGTGGTTCAGGAATCCCCGCCCACCGACACCCTGATCCCGGGAATCAGTCCGCCGAGCCCCTGA
- a CDS encoding monovalent cation/H+ antiporter subunit D family protein codes for MNSAILPLFVAVPLLSAGVTVLLRGPVVQRIVLLLVSSATLIGGAALLVFHQNTPALAHSIGSYKQKMGIVFVSDTLSALLLVVTAFLTMVSGIFLMLTKEDRYRFVVPLILLLNTGVNGALLTGDLFNLFVWVEVMLLPSYALIAVTGSWRRLGIGRMFVIVNIVTSTILVMGVGLLYGAIGSVNLAALAGKGGDPQVSLATSIILFALLVKGGVVPVHGWLPRAYPATSAGIMSLFAGIHTKVGIYAAYRVYATVFDGPAPWLPVLTAVVVATIVVGAFSTFGESRIRGSLAFQMVTGVGQILIGLVVLTEFSVAAGLFYMVHHMITMAGLVLASGAVENVYGSGRFDRLSGLMRRDPWLAATFAIGLASLVGLPPTSGLWGKVGLLGASAQADPVTGWLLMGCVALASVASLMALQRLWREAFWGAPMKNYLPDDPTTSRGVPTPIADDAKVSWRMLWPSTLLIGISVLLFFGVGWVWPLFESAAHGLIDVSAYVASVDAVSE; via the coding sequence ATGAACTCCGCCATCCTGCCCCTGTTCGTCGCCGTCCCGCTCCTGTCGGCGGGAGTCACCGTGTTGTTGCGGGGCCCCGTCGTGCAGCGCATCGTGCTGTTGTTGGTGTCGTCGGCGACGCTCATTGGTGGAGCGGCGCTCCTGGTGTTCCACCAGAACACCCCCGCCCTGGCGCATTCCATCGGCTCCTACAAACAGAAGATGGGTATCGTCTTCGTCTCCGACACCCTGAGCGCCCTGCTGCTGGTGGTCACCGCCTTCCTGACCATGGTCTCCGGCATCTTCCTGATGCTCACCAAGGAGGATCGCTACCGTTTCGTGGTCCCCTTGATCCTGCTGCTCAACACAGGTGTCAACGGGGCGCTTCTGACCGGTGACCTGTTCAATCTCTTCGTGTGGGTGGAAGTGATGCTCCTGCCCTCCTACGCGCTGATCGCGGTGACCGGATCCTGGCGGAGGCTCGGCATCGGACGGATGTTCGTGATCGTGAACATAGTCACCTCCACCATCCTCGTGATGGGCGTCGGTCTGCTCTACGGGGCCATCGGATCGGTGAACCTGGCGGCTCTGGCGGGCAAGGGCGGAGATCCCCAGGTCTCGCTGGCCACCTCGATCATCCTGTTCGCGCTCTTGGTCAAAGGAGGTGTGGTTCCCGTCCACGGCTGGCTGCCCCGCGCCTATCCCGCGACCTCTGCCGGGATCATGTCCCTGTTCGCCGGGATTCACACGAAAGTGGGCATCTACGCCGCCTACCGGGTCTATGCCACCGTCTTCGACGGGCCGGCTCCCTGGCTCCCGGTGCTGACGGCCGTGGTGGTGGCGACGATCGTCGTCGGCGCTTTCTCGACCTTCGGTGAATCCCGGATCCGGGGGTCGCTCGCCTTCCAGATGGTCACGGGGGTCGGGCAGATCCTGATCGGCCTGGTTGTGCTGACCGAGTTCTCCGTGGCGGCGGGACTGTTCTACATGGTTCACCACATGATCACCATGGCGGGCCTGGTGCTGGCCTCGGGCGCCGTCGAGAACGTCTACGGTTCGGGACGGTTCGACCGGCTCTCCGGGCTGATGCGCCGCGATCCGTGGCTCGCGGCCACTTTCGCCATCGGGCTGGCTTCGCTGGTCGGGTTGCCGCCGACCTCGGGGCTGTGGGGGAAGGTCGGGTTGCTGGGGGCCTCCGCCCAGGCCGACCCGGTTACGGGATGGCTTCTCATGGGCTGCGTGGCCCTGGCCTCCGTCGCATCCCTGATGGCCCTGCAGCGCCTGTGGCGAGAGGCCTTCTGGGGAGCGCCCATGAAGAACTACCTGCCCGACGACCCCACCACCTCACGTGGCGTGCCGACCCCGATCGCCGACGACGCGAAGGTGTCCTGGCGGATGCTGTGGCCATCGACCCTGCTGATCGGGATCTCCGTGCTGCTGTTCTTCGGCGTCGGTTGGGTGTGGCCGCTGTTCGAATCAGCCGCCCACGGTTTGATCGACGTCTCCGCCTATGTGGCCTCTGTGGATGCGGTGAGCGAGTGA
- a CDS encoding cation:proton antiporter → MLEILASVLAVLGAVLVLSVAVAQFRARDAVSRINALGPATALGLPLILVAAALGWTATDGFDLMLWAKTAVTVMALLIVSSVASNVLARATVRTDARLDPRTEPNDLKSET, encoded by the coding sequence ATGCTTGAAATCCTGGCCTCCGTGCTGGCGGTGCTGGGTGCCGTGCTGGTGCTGTCCGTCGCGGTAGCACAGTTCAGAGCCAGGGACGCCGTCTCACGGATCAACGCGCTCGGACCGGCGACCGCGCTGGGGCTGCCCCTGATCCTGGTGGCGGCCGCCCTCGGCTGGACCGCCACCGATGGTTTCGACCTGATGCTGTGGGCGAAAACCGCCGTCACCGTGATGGCCCTGCTGATCGTGAGTTCGGTGGCCTCGAACGTACTCGCCCGCGCCACCGTCCGGACGGATGCCAGACTTGACCCGAGAACCGAACCCAACGACCTGAAAAGCGAGACATGA
- a CDS encoding polyprenol monophosphomannose synthase, translating to MTEASRTGEVLVIIPTFNEAQNIESIVSRLRRSVPEAHVLVVDDNSPDGTGKLVDAMAEQDDYVHVLHRKGKEGLGAAYLAGFHWGLERGYGVLVEHDADGSHQPEQLPSLLAALEHADMVKGSRWVKGGSVVNWPWTRKFLSRGGSLYIRLMLGMPYRDITGGFNAFRADALAGIIDLPIDRRGYGIQRDLTWHAHRAGLRIVEVPIEFVEREFGDSKMGGTVVREAIISTTKMGLRHRWQQLRKLFGRRRG from the coding sequence ATGACCGAGGCCTCACGCACCGGCGAGGTGCTCGTCATAATCCCAACGTTCAACGAAGCCCAGAACATAGAGAGCATCGTCTCCCGGCTGCGGCGCAGCGTCCCGGAGGCACACGTGCTCGTCGTGGATGACAACTCACCGGACGGCACGGGCAAACTCGTCGATGCGATGGCCGAGCAGGACGATTACGTGCACGTGTTGCACCGTAAGGGCAAGGAAGGCCTGGGAGCGGCCTACCTGGCGGGATTCCATTGGGGCCTCGAACGAGGATACGGCGTGCTGGTGGAGCACGATGCCGACGGCTCCCACCAGCCGGAACAGCTGCCCAGCCTGCTGGCCGCCCTGGAACACGCCGACATGGTCAAGGGCTCCCGCTGGGTCAAGGGCGGTTCCGTGGTGAACTGGCCTTGGACACGCAAGTTCCTCTCACGCGGGGGTTCCCTCTACATCCGGTTGATGCTCGGGATGCCGTACCGGGACATCACGGGCGGGTTCAACGCCTTCCGCGCCGACGCCCTCGCCGGGATCATCGACCTGCCCATCGACCGCCGGGGCTACGGGATCCAACGCGACCTGACGTGGCACGCCCACCGGGCCGGACTGCGCATCGTGGAGGTTCCCATCGAGTTCGTGGAACGTGAGTTCGGTGATTCCAAGATGGGCGGTACCGTGGTCAGGGAAGCCATCATCTCGACCACGAAGATGGGGCTTCGGCACCGTTGGCAGCAGCTGAGAAAACTATTCGGGAGGCGCCGTGGCTGA